AGTCAGAGCGGGCCGACCGACGCAGCATCGATCGCGATCGGCTGAGGGCGAGCAGGAATGGTGGTCGGGTGGGGGTGACGTACAAGTACTTCGGCGCGCCCGACGGCGCGACCGCGGCCCGCGTCCCGATCTCGATGCGCCCCGAAGAACTCGGCGGCGACGAACTCGGCATGAACGGCATGTTCACCAAGATCAAGCCGGAGACGATGGCCGCGATGGTCCTGACGGGCATCGAAGGCGTCCCGCTCCACAAGGTGCCGCCGCTGGAACTGGTCGTCCTGCACCCCGACTACGCCGTGGTCAAGCTTCCGATGACGGTGGTGGATCCGCTGCGGGGTATAGGAGAGGAAGCGGTGGGCGCGGCCGCTTTCATCTGGTCGACGGTGCCGGACCGGGGTGGGCCTCGGGATGCGTTCAATGTGTATCAGCTGCTGCATGAGTGGCAGGACTTCAGCCATCGGTTGCATGAGGCGGGGCATCAGCCTTATTGCCTGGTGTGGCCCTGATCGCCTCTGAGCTGGGGTTTCTTGCGGGTTGGGCGGGGTCTTCGGGCCTCGCCCTTTTTGGTGGCGGAGGGGGGCCGTCAGGCGGCCAGGGCACATTGAGGGCAAAGGCGCTGATGGCCGCCAACCGCCAGCTTGGCATGATCGGCAACAACCTCAACCAGCTCACCTGGCACCTCAACAAGGACGGCGCCTGGCCCGAGCCGGACGCCGTCCACCAGCTCCTGGCCCGCATCGAAGCGTCGATCGCCGACGTGGACACCGCCGTCGCCCAGGTCACCGAGGGAAGGCAGGACCGGTGATACCGAAGATCATCACCGGCAAGGGCAGCACCCGCCGCCTGATCGCCTACCTCTTCGGCAAGGGCGACGCCAACGAGCACGTCGACCCCCACCTGGTCGCGTCCTGGAACGACTTCGCCCCCGACCCTGGCCGTAGTCCCCACCGCGACCCGAAGGAGGTGGAAAAGCGGCTTTACACGCAGCTCGACCAGCCGGTGGCCATGCTCGGCCGCCAGGCCCCGAAGACCACGGTCTGGCACTGCCCGGTCCGCGCCGCCCCCGAGGACCCCATCCTGTCCGACGCCCAGTGGGCGGAGATCGCCCGCCGGATCGTCGCCGCCGTCGGCATCGCTTCCGCCGGGGACACCGAAGCCTGCCGCTGGGTGGCCGTACGGCACGCCGACGACCACATCCACATCGCCGCCACCCTCGTCCGCCAGGACGGCCGCCGCCCCCGCCGGGACTACGACATCCGAGCCGTCCAGCGCGAAGGCCGCCAGATCGAAGTCGACTACAGGCTGAGGCGGTTGAAGCCGGGCGACGGCACCGCCGCCAAGCGCCCCACCAGCAAGGAACACTTCAAGGCCAAACGCCTGGGCCAGGACGCCACCGCCCGCGAGATCCTGCGCCGGCGCGTCCGCCGCGCCATGGCCGCCGCCTCTACGGAGACCGAGTTCTTCGTCCTACTGGAAGCGTCCGGCCTGGTGGTGCGCCCGAAGACAGAGCCGTCCGGAGACGTGACCGGCTACAGCGTCAGCCTGCCCGGCGACGTCAACAAACAGGGCGAACCCATCTGGTACGCCGGCTCCACCCTCTCCGGCGACCTCTCCCTGCCCCAGGTCCGCAAGCGCCTCGCCACGACCGCTCCTGAGCCGGTCTCCGTCCGACCGGGCAACCCGTGGCACCAGGCCACCGCCGCCACCGAACGCATCCCCCACCACCTCACCCACAGCGACGACGGCATGGCCCAGGGACAACTTGCCGCGCTCGGCGGAGCACTCGACCTGCTCTCCCTCACCGCCCCGGCCGCGGCGCGGGCCGAGCTGGAACGAGCCGCCGTGACCTTCGAGCGCGCCACTCGCTCCCGCATCGCCGCCGACCACGCCAGCGCCCGTGCCCTGCGCCGCAGCGTCCAGGCGATCTGGAACGCCCCCGCACGCCACGGCGACGCCGCGGGACTGGCGATGCTGATCGACGCCGCGCTCACCGCCGTCGCCTACGCCGTGCACTGGCACCGCACCCGCCAGCACGCCCAGCAGGAAGCGGCAGCAGAACAGGCCCTGGTCCATCTGCAAGAGGCGTACGCGCAGGTCGCGGAACCCGTCTTGGTGGGGCTGGCCCACCGCTCACCCGATCTGCAGAGCAAGCGCCGCTACGCCCGCCACGTCCAGGAGGCGGTTCCCGAGTACGCCGAGCGCATCCTCAACGACCGTGCCTGGGATGCCCTGGCCACTGTGCTCGCTGAAGCGGAGGCGGCAGGCCACAATGCCTCCGCCCTCCTCGACCAGGCTGTCCGCCAACGCACGTTGGACGACGCCCGCAGCCCTGCCCGCGCCCTGACCTGGCGCATCCATCGCCTCGGCCAGCGCCACGCACCCGGCCCACAGGCACAGGCCGCCAACGCCCGCCACACCGCGCAGCGCCCGACCACACCCCGCCCTTTCCAGAGGCCAAGGGACACCAGCGCTGATCACGTCGCTACGGACACCACAGGGCCGAGGAGTTCCAATGCCTCCTCCCACCGGTATCGGTCGGCACCTCCGCCGGCCTTGGGCTTGTGGGGCTCGTACGAGCCGATCAGGACGCCCATCTCGCGCAGCTGGTCCAGGCTCCGGCGGTAGGCGGGGTGGGCGGCCTGGGCCGAGTTCAGGTAGGGCAGGACAGCGGTCGGGATGCCCATGCCGTACGCCTCGCACAGGATGCCCAGGGCGAGCGTGTCGGATATGCCGGCGGCCCACTTGTTGACCGTGTTGAAGGTGGCCGGCGCGACCGCGATCGCATCCGCGGGCGGCAGAGGTCGTGGCTCACCGGGCGTGCGCCAGGCCGAGCGGATCGGGTAGCCGGTCTGGGCCTCGATCGCCTCGGTGTCGAGGAAGCCCAACCCTTGCGGAGTGGCAATGACGCCTACGTCCCAGTGCCGCTCCTGCGCGGCGGTGATCAGCCTGCCGACGTCGCCGGCAACTCCGGCCGCACAGACGACAACGTAGAGGAAGGGCTTCTTGCCCGAAAGAATCTGCTCGGTCACGCGTGAACTCCAAGGCGGTGAGCATCCCTTAGGCGGCCAGACGATTCACTTTCGATCGTCGAGGGACGCAAGGCGGCCACAAAGCTGGCAATGCCGCGCCCCGCCCGGCGGCCCGAGGCGGGCTGCGGCTCAGGTGCTGATGAGGCGGCTGTCGAAGCCGGCGCCCAGGAGGCGCTCGTAAGCGTCATGGACATCCCCTGGGACGACCTGCTCAACGGCGAAACCGAGCTTCGGGTATTCGATCACCCTTTGCAGGTCACCGACGAGCATGTCGACGACGAGCTTTTCGTCGCCGATCGACTTGATGTAGTCGTCCAACTCCATTGGCTCGGAGGCGCATACGACATCGGCCTCGGGCCACAGCTGACGGCAGGTCGCGTACGAGCGGCGCTCCATGTACGGCTTGGAGATCAGCAGCAGCGACTGCACCTCCACCCCGGCCTCGGTCAGCAGCTCGCGGGAGAAGGTGATGTTCTGGCCGGTGTTGGCGGCCTTCGGCTCGACCAGGATTGCCTCGTTCGGCACGCCCAGGCTCAGGGCGTGCTCGCGGTAGTGGACGGCCTCGCCGCGGGGAAAGCGGGCACGGGTGGTGGGGCTGTTTCCGCCGCTGAAGACCACGACCGGAAAGAAACCGGCGCGGTAGAGAGCGACGGCAGTGGTGGCCACGCCCAGGTCGTGGCTGCCCAGGCCGATCGCCGCGGAGCAGGGCCGCCGCTCATGGCCCATCCGGTGGTAGTCCCAGATCAGCACCGCGTCGTGGAATTGCTCATCGGTGATCTGGCGCTGTTCGTTGTGCGGCACCGGCACTCCCTGGCTCATACCTGCTGGTCCTTTCGGATGCCCTCGATGCTGTGCGGTTGGGGGTTCAGCACGTGCTGGAGGGCGACCCCGTTTCCTTCCCGCCATGCCTCTGCGGCATTGGCCGGAGCCTCACCCCTGATAGCGAGCCACCGTGTAGGCGCCTGGACCCAGGACAGGCAGTGCGCCGGTTTCGTTGACAATCTCAAGGACCTCGAAACCGGCGAGGAGCGCGTGCAGCTCCAGTTCGCGAGGGCCGAGAACACGCCGCCGGATGGCATCGTGGCACTCTTCGCCCGAGTCGAACACCCAGTGCCGACGCATGGTGTTGATCTGTGTCCGCAGGTCCCACTGGTAGCTGATGGTCACTGTGGCGGCCCCGAGGCGGGTCTCTACGCGGGCATGTTGAGGGCTCGGAGACTCGATCGGGGCTACCGGGGAGCACAGGACGAGCAGGGTGCCCGGGTGCGCGTGTGCGGCGAAGGTCTGGAACGCTGCCCGGACGTCAGCGTTGTCGTGCAGGTAGGCGAGAGAGTTGCCCAGACACACCAGTACGTCGGCGGTGTGGCCGAGTCGGACGGTGCGCATGTCCCCGACCCGGAAGTCGAGTTCGGGGCGCGTGCGGCGTGCGTAGTCGACCAGGCCGGGCTGGAGATCGACGCCGATGCAGTCGAAGCGCCGGGCCAGCAGGTCCAGGTCCCTGCCGGTGCCGCAGCCGAAGTCCAGCAGTGTGCGGGCTTGTGGGCAGTGCCGGTCGACGAGTTCCCGGCAGATTCTCGCGCTGTCGCTGTCGGCCTGCACGCTGTCATACAGCGTGGGGTCCCGGTAGAAGAGGTTCGACGCTTCGAGGCGTTCCGCCTCCACGATGTCCAGGCTGCTCATGCAAGGCTCCGGAGTCCGACTTCCAGGGCGAGTGTGTCGCACAGCAGGTCAGGCACCACGGGGGCTCGCTCCGCGTGCTCCCGGGCCTGGGCCAGGGCGACGGGATCAACGTAGCCGAGGTCGACCAGCAATGACTCGCGGAGCATGTCGTCCAGGAGGGGGAGGCCGTAGCTGCGCAGGCCCGACTCCATGACCGCGAGGAAGTTCTCCGGTTCGGTCGGGGCCGCGACGGACTCGGGCAGTCCGGCATGCCGCAGGCGGTCGCGGAACATCGTCTTGCCCTGCTTGTGCTCGTGTGGCAGTTGCTCCATGAAGCGGACGATTCGGGGGTGGACGAGCGGAGCCACCGGCCAGATTCCGAGTCTCAGGTAGGCCGGGTTGTGCAGGCCGAAGGCCATGAGCGCGGGCACCGGGAGCACGGGGATGGGGGCGAGGTTCTCGTCCACCTGGGCCAGGGCCTCGATGGCCTTGTCCCCGAGCCAAGGGATGGGCTCTGCCGCGGGGAGTTCGGCACCCGTACGGGAGTGGCAGGCATTGACCTCATCCCCGCCACCGCCCGTGAAGACCACCTCGCAACCGTGGGCGGCCACGTGCCCGCGCAAGACGTCGAACGCCTCCTGGTAGAAGGCTCCTGCCGGGTTGTGCGGCAATCCGCGCTCCCGTACCCCACCGGGCACGAACGGCGGGTGCTGCATGGCCGGGACGGCGGTGTCCCTCAGTCCCAGGTGATCCACCAGCATGCGACGTCGGTCTTGCTGGAGCCGGCCGATCCGGCCGCCCATGAGCAGGCCGAATGTGCGGACGGAGCCGAAGCCGGCTGCGGCGGTGGAGAGAGTCACGTTGCCCGAGTCGGCCCCGCCGGACACCTCGACGCCGACGCAGCTCGCCGTAGAAAGCCACCCGGCCGCAACCTCGGTCAGCAGCGCATCGAACGCGTCCACCGGGTCAACACCCGGGCGCAGCCTTCGGGGTTCCAGTACGTGCTGGGCGGGCTCGGGGTAGAGGATCGTGAGTCCCTCGGTCGTGAAGACGGCCGTGGCCCGTTCCGTGAGCCGGTACACCCCGTCAAAGAGAGTGTCGGCGCTGTAGCGGTGCCGGCGGGTCAAGGTGCGCGCCATGGCCCGGGGATTGAGTTGGTCAAGTCCCAGGTGAGGCCGTAGGTCGGCCAAGTCCCATGAGCCGTACAGGTCTTCCCCGACCGCCACCAGATACAGCGGCGCGGTGCCGAACACGCCCGCTGAGACCTGAACCTCGTCCGGGCGTAGGAGCAGGGACGCGAAGTCGACCTCCCCGCCCTTGTCCTCCCTCACCAGAGCACAGACGCCGGATCCATCGCCCGGCACAAGCTCGGCTTCCAAGGCAGCCGCGTGAGCGGGTCTGATCCAGCTCTGCCCGCTGACCCACCGGTCTGTGTCCCAGCGCCAGGCTGTGCTCCGGGTGTCGGCCAGCCGCACACGAAACGAAAGCACCTGCTTCCCCCTCGGTCATGGGGCGGTGGAGCAGGGCTCGGCCCTGCTCCACCGCGTTCACGGGCTGGTCAGCTGCAGTGGTCGCCGTTGTTGTCGCCACCGCCGGGCATCTTGTCGAGCAGCACCGCGTCCATGCTGGGGACGCCGGTGATCAGGTCGCCGGTGAACAGTTCGTCTATGTTCATGGCCTTTCCTCTCCTACGGAGTGAATGGACAAGCCCCGCGAAGTGCGGAGCCCTGGACCCGCCCCGGCCGCGGGCAGACCGGCGACCGGGACGGGAGCTCATCGAGGGGACTGCCACGGCGGCAGGGTGCCGCCGGTGACACCGCCTGCTGCGATCCCGCTCTGGCCGCTGGGGAGTTGTTGAGCCCGCCCCGGTGGCGAACCGGGTCTTCCTGAGGGCTCGCGCGGCCAGAGCGGGAGTCAGTGAGTGCCCGTCGAGGGCTAGGACCGGTCGAAGTACCAGAAGGCGCAGCCGACCGGTGCGGTGGAGGCGATGAACAGAGGTGACAGCAGCCACTGGCGCCAGCCATAGGGGCCACGGCGCAAGTTGTTGCGCCAGCTGTTCTTCATTGTTCGCGGTGCCCCTTCTCGGGTTGCCGGACGAAGGGCGGGAGGCCGGGTGGACTGATGAAGAGGCGTCGTGCCCGTTCCTGTTCAGGCCAGGTCGCTCCGGGCGGGCGCATGGGCAGATCGGTGGGGGCTTCGTCAGGCATCGGCTTCGTCCTGTTCCTGCGTCTCGCGGTAGACGTCAGCGAAGCGCCGGGTCAGCAGGCCGACTTCACGCATGTACTGGTAGGCACCGAATTGGGTGGACTCCGCGGTCGGCCGGCGCGTCAGGTCTAGGACCCGGTAACCCTCCCGGAACAGCGCCTGTACGGCCGGGTCCCCGTCGAAACCGAGGTCCTCGGCCATCAGCGCTCTGAGGTGACCAACCAGATCCCGGGTCGTCGCGTCGATCACAGGGCGATCAGGCATCGCCAGCCCGACGGCAAGCGCCGTAGCCACGCTCTCGTCGACCGCCTCCAGGACGATCGGGAGCTGCGCCGCCTCGGACGACATGGCGCTCTGCGTTCCCATGCCCGCACCCCTTCTCCGGTGTCCACAGTTGTCGTGGCTGACAACGTCCAGAAAACCGGAGCGGGTTGGCGCGGACCACGGCATCCATGAGGCAGTCCTGGGACACTCATGGGACAGATCAGCGCCGCCAGGGTAGACACGAACGGGAACGTGGAAAGGGGGCGGCATGGGGCTTGCGGAGCGGCGCAGGGCGCTGGGTTACAGTCAGGAAGAGCTCGCGCACGCCCTCGGCGTCGACCGGCGCACGATCGGCCGCTGGGAGACCCGGACCACCACACCCCAGCCGCCATTACGGCCACAGCTGGCCGAGCTGCTGCACCTCGACCTTGACGAACTCGACGCCCTGGTGGGACAGCCACAAGCAGCCCGTCCGGAGTCGGCAGGGTCGCCGCCTCGCGACC
Above is a window of Streptomyces sp. DT2A-34 DNA encoding:
- the mobC gene encoding plasmid mobilization relaxosome protein MobC, which gives rise to MAANRQLGMIGNNLNQLTWHLNKDGAWPEPDAVHQLLARIEASIADVDTAVAQVTEGRQDR
- a CDS encoding flavoprotein; this encodes MTEQILSGKKPFLYVVVCAAGVAGDVGRLITAAQERHWDVGVIATPQGLGFLDTEAIEAQTGYPIRSAWRTPGEPRPLPPADAIAVAPATFNTVNKWAAGISDTLALGILCEAYGMGIPTAVLPYLNSAQAAHPAYRRSLDQLREMGVLIGSYEPHKPKAGGGADRYRWEEALELLGPVVSVAT
- a CDS encoding YdcF family protein, whose product is MSQGVPVPHNEQRQITDEQFHDAVLIWDYHRMGHERRPCSAAIGLGSHDLGVATTAVALYRAGFFPVVVFSGGNSPTTRARFPRGEAVHYREHALSLGVPNEAILVEPKAANTGQNITFSRELLTEAGVEVQSLLLISKPYMERRSYATCRQLWPEADVVCASEPMELDDYIKSIGDEKLVVDMLVGDLQRVIEYPKLGFAVEQVVPGDVHDAYERLLGAGFDSRLIST
- a CDS encoding trans-aconitate 2-methyltransferase, with protein sequence MSSLDIVEAERLEASNLFYRDPTLYDSVQADSDSARICRELVDRHCPQARTLLDFGCGTGRDLDLLARRFDCIGVDLQPGLVDYARRTRPELDFRVGDMRTVRLGHTADVLVCLGNSLAYLHDNADVRAAFQTFAAHAHPGTLLVLCSPVAPIESPSPQHARVETRLGAATVTISYQWDLRTQINTMRRHWVFDSGEECHDAIRRRVLGPRELELHALLAGFEVLEIVNETGALPVLGPGAYTVARYQG
- a CDS encoding asparagine synthase, which translates into the protein MREDKGGEVDFASLLLRPDEVQVSAGVFGTAPLYLVAVGEDLYGSWDLADLRPHLGLDQLNPRAMARTLTRRHRYSADTLFDGVYRLTERATAVFTTEGLTILYPEPAQHVLEPRRLRPGVDPVDAFDALLTEVAAGWLSTASCVGVEVSGGADSGNVTLSTAAAGFGSVRTFGLLMGGRIGRLQQDRRRMLVDHLGLRDTAVPAMQHPPFVPGGVRERGLPHNPAGAFYQEAFDVLRGHVAAHGCEVVFTGGGGDEVNACHSRTGAELPAAEPIPWLGDKAIEALAQVDENLAPIPVLPVPALMAFGLHNPAYLRLGIWPVAPLVHPRIVRFMEQLPHEHKQGKTMFRDRLRHAGLPESVAAPTEPENFLAVMESGLRSYGLPLLDDMLRESLLVDLGYVDPVALAQAREHAERAPVVPDLLCDTLALEVGLRSLA